CTTATTCTCGCCCACTACCACTACGAatgccgccgcggcgtctccctctccagtgtccggcggcggcgcctcgcCATTTCCAGGGCACTTCGCCGCCCCATTCGGTGCCACAACTGCATCATCCATGGGCGAGGTGGCCTCGTCCTCTGCCTCACccgtcaccgccactgcTACCACCGGTGGCGCCACTCCAAGCAATGGCGAGAATgggagcagcgccgaggGGTCCGCTGCGGACACAGAGAAGCGCATGTTCGTCTGCACGGTGTGTCAGAAGACGTTTCGGCttgaggcggcgctgcagcaccactaTCAGGCAAAACACAACATGGACATGCCAACCACCATCTCGCCTCTGTCTCCTCAGGGCGGCGCGAGCCCGGCACCAGTGACCGGCGGTGCTTCCGTGTCCATTCCTGGAGcgcctgctggtgctgctgctggtggtggtgctgccacgTTTCGTGGTGTAGTCGCAGACGGTACTGCAGCTCCTGCGAACGCTGCTGGCTTCAGCGCTGCGCAGTAtgtgcggcagcaggagggaGCGCTGCCTGATGCCCCGCAGTACCACCTCGATGTGGCTCCGAACGCCCCGGAGGAGGGCGACATTGCCGCGCACTGGCGCTGCGTGAACGTATGCGTGCTGATGGGCGacgtgcaggaggtggaggaggggtaTGTCTTCCAGGATCACGTACTGCAGTTCACCTTGGCGACCGAGTTTGCTGCCCCGGCCCCTGGCGACCCCGACACTGATTTTCACACGGTGCGCGTCTACGGGCACAACTTTTGGTGCCCGCTGAAGGCGGACATGCAGGCTGGCGGTCGGTTTCTTGTCACGGGGAGGCTGTGCATGGTGCCGCAGTTCGATACACAGCTGAAGAAGTATTACCACTATCCCGTGATTCAGGTCTTTCCTGGGTCTGGTACCGTGGTTCGCGTTTGATGCGATGATGCCCGTGGACGCCAATGCATGTGAGCagccgtggaggaggacgatgagCAGTGCCGGGAATTCGATTCTGCAGGCGTAATTTTGTGTTTACTATCGCAGAGAACAATGCATGCCAACTGTGCAGCACTGTGCTGAGGTGGATACGACGGCGTGCCAAGGTCGATGGAATCGACTGCGCTCACGTTGCCGTTTGGCTTGGCCGCTGAGGGAGGGGACAGACTTCACTGGAGGGCCAGGCGGGGAAGAGTGAAGAGATGCTCCTGTGCGCAAGTGTGAGGCCAATGAAAGCCGTACGAGAGTACTTGTGATTGTGGTGTCGGGGCAGGCGCATGTGTGGCAGTGCGTGTCGTTGAGCGCTTTGTTGCGACGATGGCCTCTTgcacccctccttctcttacTGTGGCCCCTCTCACGTATAGGAGACTGGCACGCAGCtgtgttcccccctccccctcttaTTAGTTCTGcggcttctccagctgcttcccaccacttctctttccccctcttaCCCTCTACGTAAGACACGGTGAGTCAAATTGATGAGGAACTGCATGAAGAATAAAGCGACACCTACGACTTACTGTTTCCATGCTCTCGAGGGCCACACAGTGCCGCGTATGTTCATGTGGAGGGTCACTGTTGACGCAGATCGCCTGCTGGCACGAACGGTTATTCCTCCTGAATGACAGGGAAGAGGGCAGTAAGGCTGTACTGCTCGTTCTCTTGAGCCACCCCATCTCACCGCACAGTCTGAGCTGCACGGAAAGACGATTGAGTGCGCCTTCTCGGATGCACAGGCAAACCCTTCTTCGCTGGACCTTCGCATTGCTGAACAgtctctttcactctctccACCGGGTGGcaaccccctctcctcctcgctatCCGAGCTGTGAATGAagccaacggcagcggctcaACTGCTGTTCTAGCGCATGCTGTGCTGGACTCAaacaccctcctcctcccaggCAGACgccagtggcagcgccgactcctctctctcttctccatcccCCATTCGCCGGGAAGCTGACGGGCATACGTAAACCCCCGCAAACGAAGTACAGCGTCTGCCTGCCCTCCATTCGGCGCACCCATACGCCACTGCGCGGGCTGAGGGGCACACCCACGAGCGCGTCCCACTCGCATCCGCCCTTTATTGCGCTGTTGGTTTCTCGTCTTAGTCTCTTTTCGCGCGTTGAGTGCCGCCATTGAAAGTTTTAG
Above is a genomic segment from Leishmania panamensis strain MHOM/PA/94/PSC-1 chromosome 7 sequence containing:
- a CDS encoding RNA-editing complex protein, putative (TriTrypDB/GeneDB-style sysID: LpmP.07.1150), with protein sequence MRRIAVATCQRRWFASTLLPRAGKCVTPRPGRHTILGTAAPLITPVREVYCTAACYASKDAQYQCGECGKTFRLLNALNHHIMTRHGNNAKALMKREGKLVPIEADALRGGAHGESLFSPTTTTNAAAASPSPVSGGGASPFPGHFAAPFGATTASSMGEVASSSASPVTATATTGGATPSNGENGSSAEGSAADTEKRMFVCTVCQKTFRLEAALQHHYQAKHNMDMPTTISPLSPQGGASPAPVTGGASVSIPGAPAGAAAGGGAATFRGVVADGTAAPANAAGFSAAQYVRQQEGALPDAPQYHLDVAPNAPEEGDIAAHWRCVNVCVLMGDVQEVEEGYVFQDHVLQFTLATEFAAPAPGDPDTDFHTVRVYGHNFWCPLKADMQAGGRFLVTGRLCMVPQFDTQLKKYYHYPVIQVFPGSGTVVRV